A region from the Rhodohalobacter sp. SW132 genome encodes:
- a CDS encoding M1 family metallopeptidase encodes MAKMKYFYLFILLSVSYTVQAQDLIYESGGELTPELSSYNVHHYALDLMIEPADSTVFGSVEVHFDIVNPTNTIALALDPKLSIEKITDNMNGESLRYTRGGQNRTFNIWFPETRQPGESGVVEIHYGGKPVVAANPPWDGGMVWDRTPSGETWAGVACQTIGAWVWWPNKDHPSDRPDSVAIDITMPDDLVVASNGRSRGTTNLEDGYKTWHWFVSTPINNYNVTFNAAPYEVITDTYENVNGGEMEMTFWVLPEFVEEGRQLFPQFADQMRYLEEILGPYPFRADKYGVAHAPYLGMEHQSLIAYGAGFEDGVLFGDPAPFDDLHQHELAHEWWGNMVTVWDWRDFWIHEGFGTYMQALYTEHVSGEENYRAMIRHFEGRISSVSPTAPLQSMTTREVTGGGRGGDIYFKGAVFLHTLRFYLGDEIFFESLRRFAYPDPEMENITDGSHMRHATTDDYLTLVNRLSGEDLSWMFRAYLREAQVPKLRVEKGEEQVSMKWETESGGRFHMPVEVEVDGEIVLVNPEDGVFRLEYEPGAAVTVDPHNRVFMQIAEE; translated from the coding sequence ATGGCAAAAATGAAATACTTCTATCTGTTTATCCTTCTATCTGTCAGTTACACCGTTCAGGCTCAGGATCTTATCTATGAATCGGGCGGTGAACTCACGCCTGAGCTATCATCCTATAATGTACATCACTATGCGCTGGACCTGATGATAGAACCAGCTGACAGTACAGTATTTGGCTCCGTTGAGGTTCATTTTGATATTGTGAATCCAACAAACACAATCGCACTGGCGCTGGATCCAAAACTCTCGATTGAGAAGATTACCGATAATATGAATGGTGAGTCCCTTCGATATACACGCGGTGGCCAGAACCGGACCTTTAACATTTGGTTTCCCGAAACGCGCCAGCCCGGCGAGTCGGGTGTGGTTGAGATTCATTATGGTGGAAAGCCTGTGGTGGCTGCAAACCCGCCATGGGATGGCGGAATGGTTTGGGACCGTACGCCATCGGGCGAAACCTGGGCAGGGGTAGCGTGCCAGACAATCGGTGCGTGGGTTTGGTGGCCGAATAAAGACCATCCGTCAGACCGCCCCGATTCAGTTGCCATCGACATCACCATGCCGGATGATCTGGTTGTTGCATCAAACGGACGATCCAGAGGTACCACTAACCTTGAAGACGGGTATAAAACCTGGCACTGGTTCGTATCCACACCCATCAACAACTACAATGTTACGTTTAATGCAGCTCCATACGAAGTGATCACCGATACGTATGAAAATGTAAATGGGGGTGAGATGGAGATGACGTTCTGGGTTCTTCCCGAATTTGTGGAGGAAGGGCGGCAGCTGTTTCCGCAGTTTGCAGATCAGATGAGGTACCTGGAAGAGATTCTCGGTCCGTATCCGTTCAGGGCAGATAAATACGGAGTCGCGCATGCGCCTTACCTCGGGATGGAACATCAGTCGTTAATCGCGTATGGAGCCGGCTTTGAAGATGGCGTGCTTTTTGGTGATCCTGCACCTTTTGATGATCTCCATCAGCACGAACTTGCGCACGAGTGGTGGGGAAACATGGTAACGGTGTGGGACTGGCGTGATTTTTGGATCCACGAGGGATTCGGTACCTATATGCAGGCCCTGTATACCGAGCATGTCAGCGGAGAGGAGAACTACCGCGCGATGATCCGCCACTTTGAGGGCAGAATCTCCTCTGTGAGTCCCACAGCCCCACTGCAAAGCATGACAACCCGCGAAGTCACCGGCGGCGGAAGAGGCGGTGATATCTACTTTAAAGGTGCAGTTTTCCTGCATACGCTCCGTTTTTATTTGGGTGATGAGATCTTCTTCGAATCATTAAGGCGGTTTGCATATCCTGATCCTGAAATGGAGAATATCACGGATGGAAGCCACATGCGGCATGCAACGACCGATGACTATTTAACGCTGGTGAACCGGTTATCAGGCGAGGATCTGTCCTGGATGTTCCGGGCGTACCTGCGTGAGGCGCAAGTTCCGAAGCTGAGGGTTGAAAAAGGTGAAGAGCAGGTGTCAATGAAATGGGAAACGGAATCCGGAGGCCGCTTTCACATGCCGGTTGAAGTTGAGGTGGATGGTGAAATTGTACTTGTAAATCCGGAAGATGGTGTATTTCGGCTGGAGTATGAACCCGGTGCTGCCGTCACTGTTGATCCGCATAACAGGGTATTTATGCAGATTGCAGAGGAGTAA
- a CDS encoding amino acid permease: protein MAEKHTLERELGLTSIIAISMGAMIGSGIFILPGLAMAEAGPAVILAFVIAGILVFPAAISIAELGTAMPEAGGDYIFIERGLGPAAGTIAGLGTWLMLMFKGALALIGGMFYLSAVFALPNVETVALIIGTILILVNIFGVKQTGGLQVIMVIIMVAILGIFIAVSLHNLESNQFFPFFDGGFSGLLAATVMVLISYGGVTKVAAVAEEIENPDRNLPLGLLLSLTVTTAIYALIVFVLVGIIEGEALAGSNIPMVDAVEPFFGYFGVVLIVLAAMLALISTANAGILTASRYPFALSRDKLIPELFAHISKRFNTPVIAILVTGGAMLAIILLLPVEEIAKTAGSFQIVVYILVNIALIAFRVRKPAWYNPKFKAPLYPWIQIFGILSGIYLLTQMDTLPLIGGVGILVFGVFWYFVYGRQRVDLTRDSILSEAITTSIETESAGDHLYRIVLPIANPAHQHELLNIAASIASTRENSEVICVNVITVPDQTSLAQDLQFDEERVKRQDELFEEIRAAAKNLDFKLRTRAVVGRNVSQIVLNLIDKEHADEVILGWKGRKKQRTHILGSIIDPIVKEAPCRVTLVKSVHQKIGKTAVFVGTGPYSITAVKRASELIDNVPETELTLINVQDTDQDLTDEELKAKGDRLIQQIIIDAAIDPEHVYSRTVLSDDAKKTLLEESNKFDTILIGASRSSSIERVLFGTIPEYIGENAKGNVLIVRGRERNIRSGIHLLKTFFKRQNSDSDSSSS, encoded by the coding sequence ATGGCAGAAAAACACACCTTAGAACGTGAATTAGGCCTTACATCCATTATAGCAATCAGTATGGGTGCGATGATTGGCAGCGGTATTTTTATTCTGCCCGGCCTGGCCATGGCAGAAGCCGGACCTGCGGTAATCCTCGCTTTTGTGATTGCGGGTATCCTTGTCTTTCCTGCCGCGATTAGTATTGCAGAGCTTGGCACAGCTATGCCGGAGGCCGGTGGTGATTACATTTTCATCGAGCGCGGCCTTGGCCCGGCTGCCGGAACCATCGCGGGCCTAGGGACATGGCTGATGCTGATGTTCAAAGGAGCGCTGGCTTTAATTGGGGGTATGTTCTATCTCTCCGCGGTTTTTGCCCTGCCAAATGTTGAAACGGTTGCCCTGATCATCGGTACCATTCTGATCCTGGTCAATATTTTCGGGGTGAAACAGACCGGTGGATTGCAGGTCATCATGGTGATTATTATGGTTGCCATTCTGGGAATATTTATCGCAGTAAGCCTGCACAATCTCGAATCAAACCAGTTTTTTCCATTTTTTGATGGTGGATTTTCGGGCCTTCTTGCAGCAACCGTTATGGTTCTGATTTCCTATGGAGGGGTTACAAAAGTTGCAGCTGTTGCCGAAGAAATTGAAAACCCCGATAGGAATCTGCCGCTCGGACTTCTTTTGTCACTTACAGTAACAACCGCGATTTATGCGCTGATTGTTTTCGTTCTTGTGGGCATAATTGAGGGAGAGGCGCTTGCAGGTTCCAATATTCCGATGGTGGATGCCGTTGAACCCTTCTTCGGCTATTTCGGCGTGGTTCTGATTGTTCTTGCCGCTATGCTCGCGCTCATCAGCACGGCCAATGCAGGAATTCTCACCGCTTCCCGCTACCCATTTGCGCTGAGCCGTGACAAGTTAATTCCTGAACTATTTGCCCATATCAGCAAAAGATTCAATACACCCGTGATCGCCATTTTGGTTACAGGCGGTGCAATGCTTGCGATTATCCTGCTTCTTCCGGTTGAAGAGATCGCCAAAACAGCCGGCTCCTTTCAGATTGTGGTGTACATTCTTGTGAATATTGCACTGATAGCGTTCAGAGTTCGGAAACCGGCCTGGTATAATCCGAAGTTTAAAGCACCGCTCTACCCTTGGATCCAGATATTCGGTATTCTGTCGGGCATTTATCTTCTCACCCAAATGGATACTCTTCCGCTGATTGGGGGAGTTGGGATCCTGGTTTTTGGTGTATTCTGGTACTTTGTTTACGGCCGTCAGCGCGTGGATCTCACCCGGGACAGCATATTGAGTGAAGCGATCACGACTTCGATTGAGACCGAGTCTGCGGGAGATCACCTGTACAGAATTGTGCTCCCGATTGCGAATCCCGCACATCAGCATGAGCTTCTGAATATTGCGGCCTCGATCGCATCCACCCGGGAAAATTCCGAAGTGATTTGTGTAAATGTGATCACTGTCCCCGACCAAACGTCTCTTGCCCAGGATCTGCAGTTTGATGAAGAACGTGTTAAACGTCAGGATGAACTGTTTGAAGAGATCCGGGCAGCGGCTAAAAACCTGGATTTTAAACTCAGAACCAGGGCAGTGGTCGGCCGTAACGTAAGTCAGATTGTGCTCAATCTGATCGACAAGGAGCACGCCGATGAAGTGATCCTGGGTTGGAAAGGACGCAAAAAACAACGGACTCACATTCTCGGATCCATCATCGATCCGATTGTTAAAGAAGCACCGTGCCGGGTTACACTCGTTAAATCAGTTCATCAAAAAATTGGTAAAACCGCTGTCTTTGTGGGAACAGGCCCATATTCTATCACCGCAGTGAAACGTGCCTCTGAACTGATCGACAATGTTCCGGAAACCGAACTGACGCTGATAAACGTCCAGGATACCGATCAGGACCTAACCGATGAAGAGTTAAAAGCAAAAGGCGACCGCCTGATACAGCAGATCATCATTGATGCGGCAATTGATCCTGAACATGTGTATTCCAGGACTGTGCTTTCGGACGATGCCAAGAAAACACTTCTTGAGGAGAGTAATAAATTTGACACCATTTTAATTGGTGCTTCCCGCTCATCATCTATCGAGCGCGTGCTCTTCGGCACAATTCCGGAGTATATCGGTGAAAATGCCAAAGGGAATGTTCTGATTGTGAGAGGACGGGAACGAAACATTCGATCAGGAATTCATCTGCTCAAAACGTTCTTCAAACGCCAAAATTCAGATTCTGACTCGTCCAGTAGTTAA
- the hisS gene encoding histidine--tRNA ligase, translating into MSKVKFTTHHGMVDILPDEVKKWQFLERLIHGEAEKFNFEEIRTPIMEQTELIIRGLGQLTDIVSKEIFSFSRGDDNYVLRPELTAPVVRAYVENHLDQRGGSQKLYYIGPMFRAERPQKGRQRQFHQFGVEVIGSSDAVADAEVIAFMVNIYDKIGITNTTLKLNSIGDPESRKAYVEALKNHLKPNFDKLSDISQKRFENNPLRILDSKEEEDQPFIESAPVITDYLNDESVAHYIKVKQYLKDLGISYEEDPYLVRGMDYYTQTAFELISPDLGAQDALAGGGRYDLLVEEIGGQPTPAVGFAAGMERLLIACEELGIPLGDEKTVDAYIVTLGEEARSWGLSKLPELRKAGVSATMDYMGRSMKAQMKDANRENALYTIIVGGNELQEGKFTLRNMKESDEGSYTFKEILEKLVSS; encoded by the coding sequence ATGTCTAAAGTTAAATTCACCACCCACCACGGAATGGTGGATATTCTACCCGATGAAGTTAAAAAATGGCAATTCCTTGAACGACTGATCCATGGAGAGGCTGAAAAGTTTAATTTTGAAGAGATCCGGACTCCCATCATGGAGCAGACGGAGCTCATCATTCGCGGATTGGGTCAGCTTACCGATATTGTATCAAAAGAGATCTTCTCATTCAGTCGGGGAGATGACAATTATGTGCTGCGCCCGGAGCTTACCGCACCTGTAGTACGCGCTTATGTTGAAAATCACCTCGATCAGCGTGGCGGCTCCCAGAAACTATACTACATCGGGCCGATGTTCCGTGCTGAGCGGCCACAAAAAGGGCGACAGCGGCAATTCCACCAGTTTGGTGTTGAGGTGATCGGCAGCAGTGATGCAGTGGCTGATGCCGAAGTGATTGCATTTATGGTGAATATTTATGATAAAATCGGTATCACCAACACCACTTTAAAACTGAACTCTATCGGAGATCCTGAAAGCCGAAAGGCCTACGTAGAAGCTTTGAAGAATCATCTAAAACCAAATTTTGATAAACTAAGCGATATCTCTCAAAAGAGGTTTGAAAACAATCCCCTTCGCATTCTCGATTCCAAAGAAGAGGAGGATCAACCATTTATTGAATCAGCTCCGGTCATCACCGATTATCTGAACGATGAGTCGGTTGCTCACTACATCAAAGTTAAACAGTATTTGAAGGATCTCGGCATTTCATATGAGGAAGATCCCTATCTCGTACGCGGCATGGATTATTACACGCAGACCGCCTTTGAGCTGATCAGTCCCGATCTTGGTGCTCAGGATGCCCTTGCTGGCGGCGGACGATACGATCTGCTGGTTGAAGAAATTGGCGGACAGCCTACACCCGCCGTCGGTTTTGCAGCTGGAATGGAGCGGCTGCTGATTGCGTGCGAAGAGCTTGGAATTCCACTCGGCGATGAAAAAACGGTAGATGCTTATATTGTAACTTTAGGTGAGGAAGCACGTTCATGGGGACTCTCCAAACTGCCCGAACTCCGAAAAGCCGGCGTGTCAGCCACCATGGATTACATGGGGCGATCCATGAAAGCACAAATGAAGGACGCCAACCGGGAAAATGCGTTATATACCATCATAGTTGGCGGAAATGAGCTCCAGGAAGGCAAGTTCACACTCCGGAATATGAAGGAGAGTGATGAAGGATCCTACACCTTCAAAGAGATTCTTGAAAAATTAGTGTCAAGTTAA
- a CDS encoding type II toxin-antitoxin system VapC family toxin, translating into MLLLDTHIWLWWLLGDGALNNKEREALDRAAESGELSISWVTVWETEMLERKGRIELKPGFQKWIEAAVQPRIATLLPVDTEVVSAQRKLPDSFHGDPADRLIAATSILSQYPLVTHDRRIRESGACKIAELS; encoded by the coding sequence ATGCTTCTGCTTGATACACACATCTGGCTCTGGTGGCTGTTAGGAGATGGCGCGTTGAACAATAAAGAACGGGAAGCTCTCGATCGTGCTGCAGAATCAGGTGAACTGTCAATTTCCTGGGTAACCGTTTGGGAGACCGAAATGCTCGAGAGAAAAGGCCGGATTGAGCTGAAACCGGGGTTTCAGAAATGGATCGAAGCAGCAGTACAGCCACGTATTGCAACACTGCTTCCGGTTGATACAGAAGTGGTTTCTGCTCAAAGAAAACTTCCCGATAGCTTTCATGGTGATCCGGCTGACCGTTTGATTGCAGCAACGTCGATATTATCACAGTATCCGCTCGTAACGCACGACAGGCGGATTCGGGAGTCAGGCGCGTGTAAAATTGCTGAGCTGTCCTGA
- a CDS encoding cation:proton antiporter: MNDTLSFSLPFSDPVMIFALVMLIILLAPLIFNKLKIPGIVGLILSGTLVGPSILGLLERDSTIELLGTVGLLYLMFMAGLSIDLNRFEKLRNRSIGFGMISYLFPAAGAYVLGTQYLGYSASTSLLLGAIVGSHTLLAYPIVERLGITKNTAVTMSMGGTLVTDTLSLGILAVVAGTVGGAGGIGYWTGFVVSVSVFLISAVLILPRLGRWFFRNIKYQNNTDFVFMVAVLFTTAFLAELAGLASIIGAFIAGLLLNRLVPESGTLMSRIQFVGNALFIPFFLISVGMLVDVQVLTSYDVWEKAIAFFLLVIIGKGVASAIITGTYKYTKEEGFVIHGLTTPQSAATLAVTLLGYELGFFDQTAVNAVVILILFSCLFGPWLVEKYGRIVASQEEDKPYSPADAPQRILVPLANPETSDALMDIAFMVRDIKSGQPIYPLTVARDGVDVEGNVARSEKMLSHAVIHAASAEVTVNPITRIDLNIAKGIARAVEEKRITNIVIGWNGEVSTRRKIFGSVLDQLLEEVDEMVMVCKIEKPVNTFERLIVAVPPFASLEIGFPGTIRSLKLMAEQMGVDLVVISTEERNPYVEKGIAKVKPDVDVEFFKVSLWSDMTKWLDENLGENDLLSLVSAREGTISWRPGLDRLPRVISKRYPDLSFVTIYSSEVEEEADQGMGYNQNLEIVTGSRIKLDIENRDIESALATIITGDEIFENIAIERITRRLLENSSDYSPEVMPGVVFYESHTSKVDQQVLFIGISKDGINVENTANQAHVVLVLLSPKNMKVQDHIRMLNRISKLIRPGKDVESMKNAKDPREVVKALMAR, from the coding sequence ATGAACGACACACTTTCATTTTCGCTGCCTTTTTCAGACCCGGTGATGATTTTTGCGCTCGTAATGCTCATCATTCTGCTCGCGCCGCTCATTTTCAACAAGCTGAAGATACCCGGTATCGTCGGGCTGATTCTTTCTGGTACTCTTGTGGGGCCAAGCATTCTTGGACTGCTTGAAAGAGATAGTACGATTGAGCTTCTGGGTACGGTTGGGCTGCTCTATTTAATGTTCATGGCAGGGCTGTCGATTGACCTGAACCGGTTTGAAAAGCTCAGGAACCGAAGCATCGGGTTTGGGATGATTTCCTACCTTTTCCCGGCTGCAGGTGCATATGTACTTGGTACACAGTATCTCGGGTATTCAGCCTCAACATCCCTTTTACTGGGCGCCATCGTTGGTTCTCATACCCTGTTGGCCTATCCCATTGTTGAACGGCTTGGTATTACAAAGAATACGGCCGTCACTATGTCGATGGGAGGCACGCTTGTCACAGATACGCTTTCACTCGGTATACTTGCGGTTGTGGCCGGTACTGTGGGCGGAGCAGGAGGTATTGGGTACTGGACAGGTTTTGTGGTATCCGTATCCGTTTTTTTGATTTCCGCAGTATTAATTCTGCCGCGCCTGGGCCGATGGTTTTTCAGAAATATCAAATATCAGAATAATACTGATTTTGTGTTTATGGTGGCTGTACTCTTTACGACAGCATTTCTTGCTGAACTGGCGGGTCTGGCTTCCATCATAGGCGCATTTATTGCAGGACTTCTTCTCAATCGTCTTGTGCCTGAAAGTGGTACGCTCATGAGCCGCATTCAGTTTGTGGGAAATGCACTTTTCATTCCATTCTTTTTAATTTCAGTGGGAATGCTGGTGGATGTGCAGGTTCTTACCAGCTACGATGTTTGGGAAAAGGCGATTGCATTCTTCCTGCTTGTTATTATTGGAAAGGGAGTGGCATCGGCCATTATTACGGGTACGTATAAATACACAAAAGAGGAGGGGTTTGTTATACATGGCCTTACAACGCCTCAATCAGCCGCAACTCTGGCGGTAACTTTACTGGGTTATGAACTCGGTTTTTTTGATCAGACTGCCGTTAATGCGGTTGTGATTCTGATACTATTCTCCTGTCTTTTTGGCCCGTGGCTGGTTGAGAAGTATGGCCGTATCGTTGCCTCGCAGGAGGAAGACAAACCGTACAGTCCGGCTGACGCTCCACAGAGAATTTTGGTACCTCTGGCGAATCCTGAAACCTCGGATGCATTGATGGATATCGCTTTTATGGTGAGGGATATAAAGTCGGGCCAGCCGATTTATCCTCTGACTGTTGCCAGGGATGGAGTGGATGTAGAAGGGAATGTGGCCAGGAGTGAAAAAATGCTGAGTCACGCTGTTATTCACGCGGCTTCTGCTGAAGTGACTGTAAATCCGATTACGCGCATTGATTTGAATATTGCGAAAGGAATTGCGCGGGCAGTGGAAGAGAAACGAATTACAAATATTGTGATCGGCTGGAATGGTGAAGTCTCAACCCGCCGTAAAATATTTGGCAGTGTTCTCGATCAGCTTCTCGAAGAAGTAGACGAAATGGTGATGGTATGCAAAATTGAAAAACCGGTAAACACATTTGAAAGATTGATTGTGGCCGTACCGCCCTTTGCATCACTTGAAATTGGGTTCCCGGGAACCATCCGTTCACTCAAGCTGATGGCCGAACAGATGGGTGTGGATTTAGTAGTCATATCAACTGAAGAGCGCAATCCTTATGTGGAAAAAGGGATTGCGAAAGTTAAACCTGATGTGGATGTCGAATTTTTTAAAGTGAGCCTGTGGTCGGATATGACCAAATGGCTGGATGAAAATCTGGGTGAAAATGATCTCCTTTCGCTGGTTAGTGCGCGTGAGGGTACAATTTCGTGGCGGCCGGGTCTCGACAGGCTGCCCAGGGTGATATCCAAACGGTATCCGGATTTGAGCTTCGTCACAATCTACTCGTCTGAAGTAGAGGAAGAAGCAGATCAGGGCATGGGTTACAACCAAAACTTAGAAATTGTTACCGGCAGCCGTATTAAACTCGATATTGAAAACCGCGACATTGAGTCGGCACTTGCAACCATTATAACCGGTGACGAGATTTTTGAAAACATTGCTATTGAAAGAATTACCCGGCGCTTACTTGAAAACAGCAGTGATTACTCACCAGAGGTAATGCCAGGGGTGGTATTTTATGAATCTCATACCTCAAAAGTGGATCAGCAGGTGCTATTTATTGGGATATCGAAGGATGGCATCAATGTGGAAAACACAGCTAACCAGGCCCATGTCGTTCTGGTTCTGCTCAGCCCTAAAAACATGAAGGTTCAGGATCACATCCGGATGCTAAACCGAATCTCAAAATTAATCCGGCCAGGAAAAGATGTGGAAAGCATGAAAAATGCTAAAGATCCCAGGGAAGTGGTTAAAGCCCTGATGGCAAGATAG
- a CDS encoding cupin domain-containing protein: MKKKRKELTDEEKKKLNAWIEPCLLPEVHHLGEQVRGVARYDKREQMYGGNGTVYLMQLFCEGELVNNRIAAYMILPEKGVSAGFHTHGTRSEQELYVVMSGEGEYHEKSSVNGEIRSVPVQKGSVTSVRGDAYHAVTNRGEEPMIIFVITTNEPVRES, from the coding sequence ATGAAAAAGAAACGAAAAGAGCTCACCGACGAGGAAAAAAAGAAACTTAATGCATGGATTGAACCCTGTTTACTCCCTGAAGTTCATCACTTGGGAGAACAGGTCCGCGGGGTGGCACGGTATGATAAGAGGGAACAGATGTACGGCGGAAACGGAACCGTCTACCTGATGCAGCTTTTTTGTGAGGGCGAGCTTGTAAACAACCGGATTGCGGCATATATGATTTTACCGGAGAAAGGAGTAAGCGCCGGTTTTCATACCCATGGAACCCGCAGTGAGCAGGAGCTTTATGTTGTAATGAGTGGTGAAGGTGAATATCATGAAAAAAGCAGTGTAAATGGGGAGATCAGGTCTGTTCCTGTTCAAAAAGGGAGTGTTACATCCGTGAGGGGCGATGCTTATCACGCCGTAACCAACCGCGGTGAAGAGCCGATGATTATATTTGTAATTACAACGAATGAGCCAGTCCGGGAATCTTAA